From Quercus robur chromosome 8, dhQueRobu3.1, whole genome shotgun sequence:
TGACGATCGTATTTAGGTTTTCGAAAATTGATTCGAAAATCAAACACCACTGTTTTGTAGAATTTCTAAAAGCTTCATTAATTTTCAGCGCGTAATTGATTCGCTAAAGacctttaattttaaaatattttttgcttttaaaaaaaaaaattgttcattagtTTATTTAACGGAATTAGGCTTTATTTATGGTTGAAATGAAAAATGCGTGAAGGAATTGTAGGTTTAGATGGGAATTTGGTTATTGCTCTATAGCAAAATAGtgattattaaaatttaatgaacTTTTATAGTAGGCTAATCACTATCCAACTGTTATTTGGCTATGAAGGCTGGTTATAGCAAATAGTATTGGaactaaaggttttttttttttttttttttttttttttttttttttttttttttttgtggagaaacGGACCTAAGGTGTTAGTTGGAGAAAATAACACATTTAACACTAGGAAGTTGGGAGCACAGGCACCACTAGGAAGTTGTGATTACGGCACTGGACACAAGATGTACACGCCACGTGTCCATCTCTTTACATTCTAGTGTTCATTGAATGCATAGGATTTGGCTTGCATCCAACGCCTTTGTGCAATGGATGTAAGATGGATGCGCCACATGTCCATCTCTTTATATGCGGTGCATCTATTGTTTGTCTATTGCTTGGGATTTGGTTTGGCCTGCATCTAGTGTCTTTGCACATTAGACACAAGATAAACACGCCACATGTCCATCTTTTTATATGTCGCATGCTTCACAAGATTTGGCTTGCGAACATGAGATAGACATGCCATGCGTCCTTCTCTCGTATGCGGTGCATCCAGCACATTGGATGCAAGCCAGACCTTTGAATAAAAATGGGATGTAGTTGAAAATGTTACTAGCATGAGGTAACTAGCGTTTGTCATTAAATTCTTCAAGCATGATTGGGATGGAGTTGAAAATGTTACTATTGTTGTATGCAACTTTGCtgatcccaaaattttggaactaaggtttaatttttattgttttatgcagCTGTTGCAGCTCTGTATTGCCAAATGGGAAGGAAATTCTCACACTTCAAAGGGAAAACCATATGCATAGGCTCAGTGAGTGGGTTTTGACCTTAATCACTTATGAGAACCTTACAATGAGTCCTCAATTGTATGGAATACTATCCAACTATTGATGAGTTATTGAATTCTATTTCAGATGTCTTGCTAAGAGTGCTATTGATTGTTCAGCAACTTCTGCAAGAAAACCGGCATGGGTCcaagagagatatatattaCATGCATCCATCTGTATTTTCAGGTAAATCTGAATTAAGCTTCAGTCCCAATTTCAAatgatatttctttttatattcaaGTTTCCCTATTACTGTGATAGGAATCTGAAAAATGCATGTTCAGTGGAACAAATTTGAGTATCTGCCCTTAATTTATACTTTGCGCAATCACTTTATGTTAAAGAAAGTCACAATCTTGATCATGGGGAGAACTTTATGAGAGATAATTTGATATCTTTGATTGTGCTCAGGTCTCCATTTGTCAACATTGTCAGTTATTTTAAAGGGCATAAGTCAGCACTTAGATATTTCGGAGAAATCTGAACTTAAAAGTTAGATAGTATTAAATTTTCTTCCACAGATTTCAGTCCTCGTCTGCTTGAATGACATTGCTTTCTTAAATATCTTCTGCTTATTCTGCAATCCAGAACAGTCAGTTGTAGACCGGGCAATCAATGACATTTGCACCCTTATGCAATGCAGTCGCCACAATCTAAATGTGGTAGGTGTTTTCCTTATGCTTTCTTTTTCACCTGAATATTGCTAATTCGTTTTTGGTTCTGCTGGAGTGTATAAAGCCTTTGTGGTTTAAACTGAACAAATCAGGGGAAGGCTTAAGAAATTTCCAAGTGCATGGCTGCACTAGcctcaaatttttgtaaaaccTGTGTCACTTTGTTGTCAATTACAAAGAACTTACACTTATTAAGACATTTATATCTTGTCTCTTTTGGCAGGTTTCTGTGGGCAATGGGTAGGTACTTGAGATCACACTCAGACCTTTTAAGATAAGTAgacaatcattatttttttctgtcTGAATTCTCTTTCTAAGATTGTACTCAAAGTGTTGTTTGCCAATAGCATATATGTGCTACTGGGTGAATATATCATATCTTTCCATGTCATAGGATTTTTATAGCCACTGAAATGTAATATACGTTTAACTGAATGATTATCAACATGagtagtttataaatttttggatATATGGCATTCATTAGGCATAGCTAATAATTTCTATATGCTGAACTAATTATTTCCAGTGAtcataaaattttcagatctaCCCTCAGTTTATGTACTTTCCATTGGACTCCAACAAGGCAGACCTTTCttcaagtaaaaataaaaataaaaataataattaaaaaaaaaaccctcttttGTGACGGGATTAAATAGTCCTTTAGAGGGGGGGGGGCTCTGGATGAGCGATAGTACTTTACTACTTAAATAGTTCTCAAACtctgttttttcatttttgagttttctcaACTACATAGCTGACCCTTTGACCCATAATATGCTGTGTTGATTTTTCTGTAGCATCCTTAGCCAATGTGCTTAACTGTTAAAATTTGTTGATCCCAATATTTCTGTTACAGGTTGGTGATGGGCTGGATAAGATTCTTAGAAGGTGGAAGGAAGTTTGATTGCATAAATCGTCCTAACACGGTAAGAACAGGAACTGGTATGGTTATTTAATTGTCTTCAATTTATATATGTCTGAACCGGTTCTATTGCAGGCCCACCCCATCCCTGTTCAAGTTGAAGAAGTCAAAGGTATCCAATTACTAAGATAATATGCAGGACAATTTAGGACAATCTATGTTTATAATTGATGCAGGCATTGGCAATAagatttatctatttttttcctATGCATTAGGTTCAAGGATTTTTTATGGTATTCCTCACTTGGTGTCACATATTGTCTTGAATACAGAGAGTAGATAATTGAAATTTTCCTAATTCTTGCATGTAGACATTGTTAGTGTTGCTGACTACATTCTAGTTGTGGAGAAGGAATCAGGTGAGCAATTATACTGGTAATACCTATAGGAAGCACAACTTCAAGTTCTAAGATTCTTCCTTTTGACTAAATTATTAATGATATGCAGTATTTGAGCGATTAGCTAATGACCAGTTCTGCAATGCAAACCGTTGCATTGTCATCACTGTAAGCTCTTCCTTAGGTCATTAGGCTCATCTCAAAATCctttttgaccattttttttcaCAGGGAAGAGGCTATCCAGATATCCCCACCAGAAGGTGAAAACTTTCACTTTCAATTTACAATGTTTCTCACCGTATTGCCATATAAGTCACTTATCATTTTGTTTTCATGTATCTATTTGGGGTTTCTGTGAATATATGTGTTTGTACCAATAGGTTTTTGCGGCTGCTCATTGAAAAGTTGTGTCTACCTACCTATTGTTTGGTTGATAGTGATCCCTATGGCTTCGACATTCTGACCACATATCGGTTTGGTTCAATGGTTAGGTTTATTAAAttgttaatgatattgttttttatttatcatcCACTTGAGCAAGCTATACAACATATATACTGGCAACTAGGAGTCTAGGAATATGTATATGAAACTCTAAGAACTATgtaaatttccaatttttttgaaaagttgacaagtttttttattttttatttttctcttacaCTTCTATTTTGTTAGCAAATGGCCTATGATGCAAAGCAACTGCGTTGCCCAGAGGTATGCTGGCTTGGAGTTTTTCCTTCAGATTCTGAGAAATACTGTCTTCCACAGCAATGTTTCCTTCCTCTGACAGCAGAAGGTGATAGATGGTACTTGTAGTGTTTCAGATAGGCTTTCTTATGTACGTAGTCTTCTGCTAATGTTCCTGATATTCCTGCCAGACCAGAAGAAAGCTGAAGCTATGCTAAATAGATGCTACCTGCAAAGAGAAGTCCCAAGATGGAGGTAAAATTCTGTAAAATAACCTGTCATTTTTCTGTTATCCTTGTTTGCCTGGACTTCACAGATTCTGAAGTTTTACTTCATCATGAAAGGTTGGAACTAGAGTTGATGCTGCAAAGAGGGGTGAAATTTGAGATTGAAGCATTGTCCGTGCATTCACTATCCTTTTTGTCAAAAGAGTACATAACATCTAAGATTCAAGGTGGAGTGCACATTTAACTCGTCTGAAAATTTTCAGTGTACCTGCTACCATCTGGGAGAACATTTATATGATATCTGCAagatttaaaagtttaaaacataATCTTTAAACAATGTTCTACAGTCATAGGAAGAAGTCCCGTCAAATAGAGCCCAAGAACTTTCTTTTGGATCCAAGAAATGGCTCTTAGagatcttttttccttttggaagATACAAGAGCAAAACACAGCCTATTGATATTGGAAGAGGCAAAAGTCTTGCAATGTATCATTTTTGGGTCCAGTGAAATTCTTAGATATAGGAAGAAGTCTTATCAAATGGAGATTTTTTCTCGCAACCATCTTCCATTTGTTAATGCAATATATAAGAATCAATGCTAAAAATAGTACTACACTCTTGATCGTGAACTATCAATTTCTTGTTGAACCCTATGAATTGAAAATAAGATGCTTCAAATTTGAGAGTCCAAGAGTTCTACAAAACGTTCTTGATGGGGAAAAGAATGTGAATGAAAGATCCCATTCATAGTTTTGGAGCATCATCTAAAAATGGTCAAGTAAATTGCTAACAactttcaaaggaaaaaaaaaaaaggattttggaAAGGGTTTGGATGTGGCAAACAGAAATCATTATTTGAGTAAAGCATCGAAAACCTTCAAAAGTTGATGCTAGTAGGCtgcttgatttgatttttttttttttaataattcaagaaTTGGGGGTGGAGGATTTAAATGCTGGTTGTCTTTGTTGAAACATCATCAGGTGCTAATTAGTTTGAGTTATAAGGCTCTTGACAGTTTGCTagtttaaatcaataaaataacgTGATCGATCTTTGGTTTAAACCAACTGGTTCATCCAATTGAAAAATGGAATAAGGAATgggtaaaaagaaaaagcaatggattttttttttttttcctttttgtgaaaaaaattattggtttTCATATGGATCCTATTTACATGTTGCTTGGCCATGTCAAAAATATTGGATTtcagtattttattttaataaaataaaataaaaatgcgACAGTGATCACTTTTTGTGGGTGAAAGGGTGATCTAAGACCTTTTTTCTTCATTAGAAGGACCAAATTCTTGAATTTCTAGGCGATTGGGCTTTAGGAAGGCCTGCTGTGTTTCTTACAATCCACAGCTCTCACAAACATTCATTGCCTGGATATGGGCTTTTAGTCCTGGGAAATTCAAGCTTATTCCAATTAGGCCCAAATGTCTTCTTGAATGTTTTAGAAACACACAGCGAAAAGCAGAAAATCAAAGTCcatttacaaaatttgacattatacaattatatatatatatatatatatatattgataaatcACAGTATACTACAAATCTACAATTCACCATCACGGACGAATGCTATATGAAACCTAACAAGTTGGTAGATTAAAGACAAGAATCACACAACCACATCATGGTCCGCGTATCACAGCCAGCATCACAGCTGATTTGGCTAATAGAGGCAAGGAATGATACAATAAAACGGTAAATAGTAATGATTTTGGGGGGAAAAGAACGTAAAGAAGATTCTTTTGGCTTGATGTAAAAGTCTACGCTTACAAGCTTATTCACAAGAACATTattgtgtttgagttttggttgTTTAGTAGTCGATTCTAACCTTGACTTGAGCTTCGTTCATTtgctaaataaacaaacaaaaacaagttttttttttttttttttcataaactaAATCCACTACAAGCACTATGTAAAATGCCTTTGTGCATTCTTCAGTTTACTCAACTGGGATCCAACTAGATTGAGCCTAACCAAACATTAcgttaagaaaatgaaaaaatccCTCTTCACTTTAAGAATAGAAGTGTACATAATAGGGTACAAAAAGGTCAACACAATTATTGTTAGGCATAGGTGCTCATAAACATATCTAGTTCCCAGTGGGCTTTCAAACAACAACCagttttagtttcaaattttaaatatggttATGGACagttaatagaaaaattaggCCAAAATTAATTTGGGAAAATGGGCATTTGTCCCTAATTTATATACTATGTAGTAAAATgtccttgttttgaaactcattttaacaaaattgagttatagGAGGAACTCGATATTAGCAATGTTGAATTCTATGCGTACTCCCCCCTCTCACATGTATTATGGGttccaccataaatttaattagtgagactcaCAGTTATGTGAGAGAAGaaagtacgcatttatggtactctggaagtacctaataattacCCTTGCATTAGCCCTTCAAAGCCAATCCATACCGTGTGTTGACTTTGGAGGGCCCCAACAGTTTCTAGAgtatttgcttttatttattttggtcatatttttaatttggtcctcaattttttataacttcattttttttcttatatttttaaacttacTGATATTTTGATCCCGACATCAtctcactaacaaaaaaaaaaagttatttcaaACTAGCAGTGCATTCCATTTATTACTTAGgcattttttgtaaataagtcCATTTACTACTTAGACATTCTTTGTAAAATGAGATGATAATAGGGACCAAAAGGACAACAAGTTTAAAAATATAGAGatcaaaataaagttataaaaacttaaagaccaaattataaatatgaccaaaatatagAAAGCAAAAAGTATTATCGTcaaacttttggtttttttttttttttttttttttttcctcaacattttttgaaaataatccatcttttagctttttataacaaatttaacataaaattaCCAGATACCATATCTTTtgataaacactaaaaaaaaaaaaaaaaaaaagagggtgcTATGTCCATAATACACTCTAAATACAATGGATttatgcaaaattaaaaaaaattattattaattagtaatttgatttttttttcccatttgtttCAATAACATTGACGATCGTATTTaggttttcaaaaattgattcGAAGATCAAACACCACTGTTTTGTTGAATTTCTAAAAGCTTCATTAATTTTCAGCGCGTAATTGATTCGCTAAAGacctttaattttaaaatattttttgctttaaaaaaaaaaaaaattgttcattagtTTATATAACGGAATTAGGCTTTATTTATGGTTGAAATGAAAAATGCGTGAAGGAATTGTAGGTTTAGATGAGAATTTAGTTATTGCTCTATAGCAAAATAGtgattattaaaatttaatgaacACGCCTCATGTCCATCTTTTTATATGGACATGAGATAGACATGAGATTTGGCTTGCGAACATGAGATAGACATGCCATGCGTCCTTCTCTCGTATGCGGTGCATCCAGCACATTGGATGCAAGCCAGAACTTTGAATAAAAATGGGATGTAGTTGAAAATGTTACTAGCATGAGGTAACTAGCGTTTGTCATTAAATTCATCAAGCATGATTGGGATGGAGTTGAAAATGTTACTATTGTTGTATGCAACTTTGCtgatcccaaaattttggaactaaggtttaatttttattgctttatgcAGCTGTTGCAGCTCTGTTTTGCCAAATGGGAAGGAAATTCTCACACTTCAAAGGGAAAACCATGTGCATAGGCTCGGTGAGTGGGTTTTGACCTTAATCACTTAAGAGAACCTTACAATGAGTCCTCAATTGTATGGAATACTATCCAACTATTGATGAGTTATTGAATTCTATTTCAGATGTCTTGCTAAGAGTGCTATTGATTGTTCAGCAACTTCTGCAAGAAAACCGGCATGGGTCcaagagagatatatattaCATGCATCCATCTGTATTTTCAGGTAAATATGAATTAAGCTTCGGTCCCAATTTCAAatgatatttctttttatattcaaGTTTCCCTATTACTGTGATAGGAATCTGAAAAATGCATGTTCAGTGGAACAAATTTGAGTATCTGCCCTTAATTTATACTTTGCGCAATCACTTTATGTTAAAGAAAGTCAGCAATCTTGATCATGGGGAGAACTTTATGAGAGATAATTTGATATCTTTGATTGTGCTCAGGTCTCCATTTGTCAACATTGTCAGTTATTTTAAAGGGCATAAGTCAGCACTTAGATATTTCGGAGAAATCTGAACTTAAAAGTTAGATAGTATTAAATTTTCTTCCACAGATTTCAGTCCTCGTCTGCTTGAATGACATTGCTTTCTTAAATATCTTCTGCTTATTCTGCAATCCAGAACAGTCAGTTGTAGACCGGGCAATCAATGACATTTGCATCCTTATGCAATGCAGTCGCCACAATCTAAATGTGGTAGGTGTTTTCCTTATGCTTTCTTTTTCACCTGAATATTGCTAATTCGTTTTTGGTTCTGCTGGAGTGTATAAAGCCTTTGTGGTTTAAACTGAACAAATCAGGGGAAGGCTTAAGAAATTTCCAAGTGCATGGCTGCACTAGcctcaaatttttgtaaaaccTGTGTCACTTTGTTGTCAATTACAAAGAACTTACACTTATTAAGACATTTATATCTTGTCTCTTTTGGCAGGTTTCTGTGGGCAATGGGTAGGTACTTGGGATCACACTCAGACCTTTTAAGATAAGTAgacaatcattatttttttctgtcTGAATTCTCTTTCTAAGATCGTACTCAAAGTGTTGTTTGCCAATAGCAGATATGTGTTACTGGGTGTATATATCATATCTTTCCATGTCATAGGATTTTTATAGCCACTGAAATGTAATATACGTTTAACTGAATGATTATCAACATGagtagtttataaatttttggatATATGGCATTCATTAGGCATAGCTAATAATTTCTATATGCTGAACTAATTATTTCCAGTGAtcataaaattttcagatctaCCCTCAGTTTATGTACTTTCCATTGGACTCCAACAAGGCAGACCTTTCttcaagtaaaaataataataatttttttaaaaaaaaaccctcttttGTGAAGGGGATTAAATAGTCCTTTagagaggaggggggggggggggggggaggggggttcTGGATGAGCGATAGTGCTTTACCACTTAAATAGTTCTTCACACactgttttttcatttttgagttttctcaACTACATAGCTGACCCTTTGACCCATAATATGCTGTGTTGATTTTTCTGTAGCATCCTTAGCCAATGTGCTTAGCTGTTAAAGTTTGTTGATCCCAATATTCTACAGGTTGGTGATGGGCTGGATAAGATTCTTAGAAGGTGGAAGGAAGTTTGATTGCATAAATCGTCCTAACACAGTAAGAACAGGAACTGGTATGGTTATTTAATTGTCTCCAATTTATATATGTCTGAACCGGTTCTATTGCAGGCCCCCCCATCCCTGTTCAAGTTGAAGAAGTCAAAGGTATCCAATTACTAAGATAATATGCAGGACAATTTAGAACAATCTATGTTTATAATTGATGCAGGCATTGGCAATAagatttatctatttttttcctATGCATTAGTTGCAAGGATTTTTTATGGTATTCCTCACTTGGTGTCACGTATTATCTGGAATACAGAGAGTAGATAATTGAAATATTCCTAATTCTTGCATGTAGACATTGTTAGTGTTGCTGACTACATTCTAGTTGTGGAGAAGGAATCAGGTAAGCAATTATACTGGTAATACTTATAGGAAGCAcaacttctaagttctaacattCTTCCTTTTGACTAAATTATTAATGATATGCAGTATTTGAGCGATTAGCTAATGACCAGTTCTGCAATGCAAACCGTTGCATTGTCATCACTGTAAGCTCTTCCTTAGGTCATTAGGCTTATCTCAAAATCctttttgaccatttttttcaCAGGGAAGAGGCCATCCAGATATCCCCACCAGAAGGTGAAAACTTTCACTTTCAGTTTACAATGTTTCTCACCATATTGCCATATATGTCACTTATCATTTTGTTTTCATGTATCTATTTGGGCTTTCTGTGAATATATGCATTTGTACCAATAGGTTTTTGCGGCTGCTCATTGAAAAGTTGTGTCTACCTACCTATTGTTTGGTTGATTGTGATCCATATGGCTTCGACATTCTGACCACATATCGGTTTGGTTCAATGGTTAGGTTTATTAAATTGTTAATGATATTGTTGTTTATTTATCATCCACTTGAGCAAGTTAAACAACATATATACTGGCAACTAGGAGTCTAGGACTGTGTATATGAAACTCTAAGAACAATgtaaatttccaatttttttgaaaagttgacaaggttttttttatttttttattttttttttttacacttctATTTTGTTAGCAAATGGCCTATGATGCAAAGCAACTGCGTTGCCCAGAGGTATGCTGGCTTGGAGTTTTTCCTTCAGATTCTGAGAAATACTGTCTTCCAGAGCAATGTTTCCTTCCTCTGACAGCAGAAGGTGATAGATGGTACTTGTAGTGTTTCAGATAGGCTTTCTTATGTACGTAGTCTTTTGCTAATGTTCCTGATATTCCTGCCAGACAAGAAGAAAGCTGAAACTATGCTAAATAGATGCTACCTGCAAAGAGAAGTCCCAAGATGGAGGTAAAATTCTGTAAAATAACCTGTCATTTTTCTGTTATCCTTGTTTGCCTGGACTACACAGATTCTGAAGTTTTACTTCATCATGAAAGGTTGGAACTAGAGTTGATGCTGCAAAGAGGGGTGAAATTTGAGATTGAAGCATTGTCTG
This genomic window contains:
- the LOC126694358 gene encoding meiotic recombination protein SPO11-1-like, with the protein product MEGNRGSSQRCALLRKIREFTRAIVQDLSIGRSPIVLIDRFRVHCTNPQANCCCSSVLPNGKEILTLQRENHMHRLNVLLRVLLIVQQLLQENRHGSKRDIYYMHPSVFSEQSVVDRAINDICTLMQCSRHNLNVVSVGNGLVMGWIRFLEGGRKFDCINRPNTAHPIPVQVEEVKDIVSVADYILVVEKESVFERLANDQFCNANRCIVITGRGYPDIPTRRFLRLLIEKLCLPTYCLVDSDPYGFDILTTYRFGSMQMAYDAKQLRCPEVCWLGVFPSDSEKYCLPQQCFLPLTAEDQKKAEAMLNRCYLQREVPRWRLELELMLQRGVKFEIEALSVHSLSFLSKEYITSKIQGGVHI
- the LOC126695758 gene encoding meiotic recombination protein SPO11-1-like; translated protein: MSCCSSVLPNGKEILTLQRENHVHRLDVLLRVLLIVQQLLQENRHGSKRDIYYMHPSVFSGLHLSTLSVILKGISQHLDISEKSELKKQSVVDRAINDICILMQCSRHNLNVVSVGNGLVMGWIRFLEGGRKFDCINRPNTTGSIAGPPIPVQVEEVKDIVSVADYILVVEKESVFERLANDQFCNANRCIVITGRGHPDIPTRRFLRLLIEKLCLPTYCLVDCDPYGFDILTTYRFGSMQMAYDAKQLRCPEVCWLGVFPSDSEKYCLPEQCFLPLTAEDKKKAETMLNRCYLQREVPRWRLELELMLQRGVKFEIEALSVHSLSFLSKEYITSKIQGGVHI